In Spirochaetota bacterium, the genomic window TTCTATATTACACAATATATCTCCTTTTGACACATTTTTACCTACAGAAGATATTGAATTACCTTTCTTATCATTGAGCCTAAATATACCAACGAATGGAGATTTAACTTCTACTTTGGGTAGAGCCTCATCCTGTTCTTGTTGTTCCTCAACTTCGTAATGCACAACAGGTTGTTGATACTCAACTATTTCTGAACCATCAGAGAACTTAAGTGTTATCTTTACATCTTTGGTCTTTAAATAGAGTTCTTTTATACCTGATGACTTGGCTATTTCTACTATATTCTTTACCTCTTTTATCATACTATCCCTCCTTTTAAGATTAGTTTCTAACTATTTCTATAAGTTTCTTACCTATGTATGTGTTGTCAAAGATACCAACAAATTGATCGCTACCAGGACCGTAAGAGAAAACAGGAACTAATTCCGCTGTATGATCTTTTGATACAAACCTTATGGTTGTTGATTTCCCAACAACACCTCCTATTATTCCAACACCACCTGTTTCATGGTCTGATGTAACTATCACGAGTGTATCTTGGTTTGTAATAGCAAAATCAAGGACTATCCCCACAGTATCATCAAAATCTTTCATCTCTGCAACGATACCTTTTGCGTTGTTGGCATGTGCCTCCCAGTCTATTTGAGAACCTTCAATCATAAGGACAAATCCTTTCTGACTCTTTGAAAGGATTTCAAGAGACTTTTTTGTCATCTCCGAAAGAGATACTCTCCTATTACCGCTCACAACAGATGGTAAGTGCATAGGTTCTAGCAGTGCCAGAAGTTTTTCAAAACCTTTCGTATTATGCTTACTAAAGTCATCGTAATTCGTTATTATGTTATACCCTAATGACCTCATAGTATCCAACAAATTCAATTGAACCTTTGGTTCAGTTTTTGTCTCCTCTTGATATCCTTCCTGCGTTGCTGAATGTGTCGTACTTGGAACGAAGAAGGATAATCCTCCACCTATAAAGACATCAATCGTCTGATTTGTTGCGAATGTTGCTATCTCCGCTTCGTTACCCCTTGAGCTTACATGCGAATAGAAAACCGCAGGTGTTGCGTGAGTTATGCTACAAGTTACTACTATACCTGTGTTTTTACCTTTTGTTTTAGCAACTTCCATAACAGTTGGAACAACTGTTCCGTCCGGTAAGACAGAGATATAGCCATTTTTCGTTTTAAACCCGGTTGCTAGTGCTGTTCCACCCGCACCAGAGTCTGTTATAAGAGATCCATCTGCATGAGTAGTCATAAGACCTACGTTCTTGAACCTTGAGATGTTAGCGTTTGTGTTAACAAGATAGTATGCTGATATAGCACCTATTCCCATCCCATCTCCAATCATTATTATGATATTTTTAGGTATAGGTTCTTTTTGTGTTTCTTTCTTTTGCGTTTTAGGGTATGATGGTTCAAAAAATAGAACGATAAACAAAACAGAAATTACTATTTTTGGAAAAGTTTTAGAGTATATCATCATAACATTTTTTGAAAAACATTCCCATCATAGTATATTTGCGGGAGTTGGATTTGAACCAACGACCTCTGGGTTATGAGCCCAGCGAGCTACCGGACTGCTCTATCCCGCGCTACAATTACAATTATATTAGAAAAAAGAACTCGTTTCAAATTAAATTGAGTGTGTTCAAAAGTATTTTTACAACAGTACTAAATAAGGTAAGAAGAGTAGTTAATCCACGATAACATAACAAAATAATGCTTTCTAGAGATCGCGAATGATACTTATAAGATTTAGTATTCTAAGGAAATAAAGCAAACAATTGTTGGTAATTACCGGCAAACGGAGGTGAAATGGAGAGAAACGCTATCCTTTTGTACTAAAGTCTACAGAAGAACTTAAAGAACAATATAGCAATCATAACCTACATGAATTTGTACTAATTGAAATCTTTTAGTGTGTTAGCAGTAAATAATCTTTTATAATCTAGTATCTAAAGACTGGGAGGGGAACAAATGCCAGTGTTCCTTAAGAAAATAGAACTTTTTGGGTTCAAGTCTTTTCCAGATAGATGTAAGTTAGAATTTAAGTCGCCTATCACTGCTATAGTAGGACCAAACGGTAGTGGCAAAAGTAATCTGATTGACGCTGTAAGATGGGTTTTGGGGGAGAATAGTATAAAAACGTTAAGAGGGGATAATTTTGAGGATATTCTATTTTCAGGTTCCCAATACAGACAATCAATGAGTGTTGCTGAAGTTATGTTGTCCTTTGACAACTCTTCAAGAATTCTGAACATTCCTTCTGACGAAGTGGAAATCCTAAAAAGATACTACAGGTCTGGTGAGGGTAAGATATTCATAAACAGACAAGAAGTAAGAGTTAAGGATGTTGTGAGCCTTTTTCTGGGAACAGGTTTTGGTAAAGAAGGATATTCCATCGTAGGTCAGGGTGAAGTTGATAAACTAGTAGTAGGAACCCCTCAGGATAAAAGAAATTATATTGACGAACTACTAGGACTTAGTAAAGTTAAATTCAAAAAGAAAGAAGCAGAACGAAGATTGAACGATATTAGATCTCACATTGAAACACTAACAGTAAGACTAGAAACATCAGAAAGGGAATACTCAAGACTAAAAAACGAGGTTGAAAAACTCGGTTTATACAGACAGTTATCTAGGGAACTTGAACACCTTGATAAGATACTACTATCAACTAAGGTTAGAGATTATGATGAAGAGTTAAGAAGACTCAATTATGAAAAAAGTTTGATAGAGAAAGAGATACAAGAAAAAATTAAAATAAAAGAAGAAATAGTCAAATCTCTTGATCTTATTGATAGAACAATTATTCAGGAAAATCTAACTCTATCAAACGACAGAGATATTCTAAACCAACTTGAAAAGGATTTGAAAAACAAAGAAATGGATAAGAAATCTCTTGAAGGAAGTTTGGAAACTTCAAAGAGGACTATAACTATACTATCATCTTTAGTAGAAAAAGAACTTTTAAGAAAAGAAGAACTCATCAGAGAGAAGGATAGACTAGATAATAGTATTCTAGAAATTACTAATAGGATACGGGAAATTGACAAAGAGATAGAAAGATTTTCATCTAGTATTACGGAAGTTGAGGTTAATAAGAGAGAACTTGAGAAGAAGAAATACGAGATTAACTCAAAACTTACTATTCTAAAGGAAGTGTTAAAAGATGTTGAAAGTCTAGAAAATCAACTGATGTGGGCTATCTCAAGACTAGACGAGATAAAAACTTCAATAGAAGAAGCATTTAACTACATTTCAAAACTAAATCAAGAAGTAGATAGTAATAAACAAAACATTGATCTTCTAACTAGTGAGATAGTTTCATTAAAGGAAGAACAAAACCAAATATCTATGGATATATTAAACACTTCCAACACGATAAAGGATATAGAAAATAATATCCTAAAACTTCAGTCTGTAATTAAGGAATTAACGGTAGAATCGGAAAAAATGTTTCAAGAATTTTCAAAGAGCATAAGCAGTAGTGCTTTAAAGATTGGTGAATTCATATCTAAGGTTGAAACAACATCGGAGAAAATATGTACTATCTGTGATAGTATTCTTAACTCTCCACTAGATACACAGGTTGTCAAAGATCATATCGTAAGTATAAAGAATATGTCTCAAAATCTGAATAACGATATAAAGACACTTCCATACCTATCAAGTGCAACAGAGTTTATATCAAAAAAGATAGAAATTGACAGCAAAATTCTAGAATTAAGAAACAACATAGATAACCTGATGCTTGAATTAGACGTCTGGAAAGATAAACTATCTAAACTCAGAGAAACACAAAGAGAAATAAACTTCCTAATATCTTCTAAAGAAAGTGAGTTTGTGAATTTTGAGAAGGTAATTAATGAACTTTCAAACCAAATAAAGTTCCAAAGCAAAAGACTTGATAAACTTGAAAGTGAGAAAATAGATTTGGAAACAACAATTAGGAATATTGAAGACAAGGTCAATAACCTTATTCAGGTAATGAATAGCTTTGGTGTAGGTCTAGACTTCCAAACTTCTAACCTTCGCAGAATTGACGAATACAGTAGTTTGTTTCAAAGGCTCAAAGAAACTATTAAACTGTTGTTAGAGAGTATAGACTTATCTAATATTGAGGATGAAATACGAAAAGTTGACATACTCCTGTCGGACCAGAAGAGATATCGTATGGACCTTGAGGCACAAAGAACGATACTACTGTCTGATATAAAGTCTTCACGGAACAGAATAGATGAGATATTAAAAGAGATTGCTAAAATTGACGATTTCGTCCATAATAAAAAAGCTGAAATGGAAAGAGAGGAAGAAAATATTTGTAACGCTAATATTAACTTGACTTCCCTCAAATCAATCTTAGATGAGATTTCTACAAAAAGAGATGAACTACTTAAGGTTGTATCTGAAAGGACACACAGGCTCAAAGAATTGAATCAAGAGTATAAAAACCTTTTAAGTGAGAAAGACAAAATATCTAGTGAGTTGAGTAGTCTTGAAAAAGGGTTGTTCCAGTTAGACGAGAAAATAGCAGTTTTGAAGAACAGTATTGAAAACATTAACTCTCAGTGTCTAGAAAGGTATGGTTTAAGTGTTAACGAAATACCAAAGGAAGTTCAAAACAGTGTTGATGGTATGGATATCGACAAACTTTCAAAAAGAGTTTCACATTTACGGTCGGAGATTAGGAGGATAGGTTTTGTTGATGAGAATGCTGAAGGTGAGTTTAACAAGGTTAAGGATGAATATGAGAGGTTGAAATCAAGTTTTGACGATGTGCTTCAGAGTAAGGAGAAACTTGAAAGTATAATAAGTGAGATAAATCTAGAGATTGAAAGAATAGTATCGGAATCACTTGACAGAATAAGTGAAGTGATAACTGAGATATTCAAGGAGGTTTTCGGAGGTGGTAGTGTTAAGGTTGATATACATAACGATGACCTTGTTGAAGGAGGAATTGAGATAAATGTTAGTTTGCCTGGTAAGAAAGTTAGAAACCTTATGTTACTTTCGGGTGGAGAGAAAGCATTAGTCGGTATAATATTCATCTTCTCTG contains:
- a CDS encoding AAA family ATPase, with the protein product MPVFLKKIELFGFKSFPDRCKLEFKSPITAIVGPNGSGKSNLIDAVRWVLGENSIKTLRGDNFEDILFSGSQYRQSMSVAEVMLSFDNSSRILNIPSDEVEILKRYYRSGEGKIFINRQEVRVKDVVSLFLGTGFGKEGYSIVGQGEVDKLVVGTPQDKRNYIDELLGLSKVKFKKKEAERRLNDIRSHIETLTVRLETSEREYSRLKNEVEKLGLYRQLSRELEHLDKILLSTKVRDYDEELRRLNYEKSLIEKEIQEKIKIKEEIVKSLDLIDRTIIQENLTLSNDRDILNQLEKDLKNKEMDKKSLEGSLETSKRTITILSSLVEKELLRKEELIREKDRLDNSILEITNRIREIDKEIERFSSSITEVEVNKRELEKKKYEINSKLTILKEVLKDVESLENQLMWAISRLDEIKTSIEEAFNYISKLNQEVDSNKQNIDLLTSEIVSLKEEQNQISMDILNTSNTIKDIENNILKLQSVIKELTVESEKMFQEFSKSISSSALKIGEFISKVETTSEKICTICDSILNSPLDTQVVKDHIVSIKNMSQNLNNDIKTLPYLSSATEFISKKIEIDSKILELRNNIDNLMLELDVWKDKLSKLRETQREINFLISSKESEFVNFEKVINELSNQIKFQSKRLDKLESEKIDLETTIRNIEDKVNNLIQVMNSFGVGLDFQTSNLRRIDEYSSLFQRLKETIKLLLESIDLSNIEDEIRKVDILLSDQKRYRMDLEAQRTILLSDIKSSRNRIDEILKEIAKIDDFVHNKKAEMEREEENICNANINLTSLKSILDEISTKRDELLKVVSERTHRLKELNQEYKNLLSEKDKISSELSSLEKGLFQLDEKIAVLKNSIENINSQCLERYGLSVNEIPKEVQNSVDGMDIDKLSKRVSHLRSEIRRIGFVDENAEGEFNKVKDEYERLKSSFDDVLQSKEKLESIISEINLEIERIVSESLDRISEVITEIFKEVFGGGSVKVDIHNDDLVEGGIEINVSLPGKKVRNLMLLSGGEKALVGIIFIFSALILNNTPIVIMDEVDAPLDDENTERFKKLVLSFKDKTQFIIVSHNKSTIEICQDIYGVTMEERGVSKIVSYRLQDVIL
- a CDS encoding alkaline phosphatase, which gives rise to MIYSKTFPKIVISVLFIVLFFEPSYPKTQKKETQKEPIPKNIIIMIGDGMGIGAISAYYLVNTNANISRFKNVGLMTTHADGSLITDSGAGGTALATGFKTKNGYISVLPDGTVVPTVMEVAKTKGKNTGIVVTCSITHATPAVFYSHVSSRGNEAEIATFATNQTIDVFIGGGLSFFVPSTTHSATQEGYQEETKTEPKVQLNLLDTMRSLGYNIITNYDDFSKHNTKGFEKLLALLEPMHLPSVVSGNRRVSLSEMTKKSLEILSKSQKGFVLMIEGSQIDWEAHANNAKGIVAEMKDFDDTVGIVLDFAITNQDTLVIVTSDHETGGVGIIGGVVGKSTTIRFVSKDHTAELVPVFSYGPGSDQFVGIFDNTYIGKKLIEIVRN
- a CDS encoding biotin/lipoyl-binding protein; amino-acid sequence: MIKEVKNIVEIAKSSGIKELYLKTKDVKITLKFSDGSEIVEYQQPVVHYEVEEQQEQDEALPKVEVKSPFVGIFRLNDKKGNSISSVGKNVSKGDILCNIEVLGVLNEITSPVSGKVSNILVKDGDIVDYGKVIIEITPND